The Clarias gariepinus isolate MV-2021 ecotype Netherlands chromosome 20, CGAR_prim_01v2, whole genome shotgun sequence genome includes the window CAGCCACACTCTCATACTCTAAAATCTAGTGTAAAGCCCTGCAAAAGTGTGGAGCTCATTATAATAGAAAAGACTGATTGCTTTTACCTCATTCTTttcaaattaatagaaaaaaaacaacacaacagtAAAATAATTATGGTTACAAAGTAAATGTCCTTCCCCCTTTAGCATGCTCATGTGTGAGACTGCATAGCCAACGTACATcctgtgtgtgtcgtgtgtcATTGCTGATGTGTGAAAGAAGGCGGTTGTTTATTCTGATCTTAGATCAGTGTCACTTCTGTCTTACAGCCTCACAGTAAAGCTGCATAAAAActtctgaaaaagaaaatccacAAATAATTCCGGATCTACGGCAGGAACATGTCGACCAATTTATATAACAAAACTCCAAATTCATTACACAGAACACCATTATAACTGTTTGGTGTATTGTACACATTGTTATAACACAGCTATgtcattttgtatatttatgtataactgCTGGACTTTAACAAAACAATGTTATGTATAAGTGAAAAACGAGCTCGATTGTCttcacattttgaccacaaAAAGCCAATAATATCCATCCTCTGATGAGTAACTTCCTTTATTAACAGCAGCAAATATAAATTAGCGCCACTGGAAGGAAGTGCAGCAGTTCATCACTCGTGCTCACACAGAGACACTGTAGTTTAGTGTTTTAGTGAGTCTTCTATAAATTAGAGATGGTTCAGCGTTCTACGAAGCGAATGGAAATGGTGGTAGATATCTATGAGAGTGCAGATGCTGTTAGAGGTCACGACCCTGACCCTGAAGGCAGTGACACAAAGAGAGGCCCAGACACAGCACCACACACAGGTAAGTGTTTAGGTTTGCAAGACTTAAAGTGTTATTATGTGCAGGGATACAGTAATTTAGTCTTTTATAATTAGAGACGTGTTTATGAGTGAGTGGAGATGGTGGATGTCTGAGACTGCAGCTGCTGTTAAGCGTAACTCGAAAGTTAAATGTATAGTCAGTTAGTCAGTTTTCTACTGTTTAATTCTGCACACCAGTTTATAGAAGTACATACAGGCCTACACTGCCTTCTGTCAATTCACTGAATAAGCCAGTAGCAGCAACAACATGACTTCAGACTGACTTTTGTTCTAGTTGTGGTGAACATGGTGGTTGATAACATCAAAAGAGCAGATGTTATTTGATCTgcaagaagtgtgtgtgtttttttaggaagatgagaggaggggggctgtaaagccgagagaaagagtatgtgtgtgtgtgtgtgtgctcattcacttacaccaacacacacacacctcaggttcccaaacaaacacacagattctctgccttacacagaaactgctctgtcgtgattcttttctaaagtaaagtgctggttaatttgttgttgttgttgttgtttactttacagcagcgATTTCgatagtatgcgctcacgcaagtgtgactagcgatgttccttgctaaattttaaacggttttaaaaatggtctctccgttaatgtgtgtgtgtgtgtgtgtgtgtgtgtgtgtgtgtgtgaatcagttcattaataaacaccagtgacccaGTCCAATGGTAGACATACATACTTATGCCATAACACGGCCTCAAGCATGTTGTCATGAGCTGTTTCTTTCCCTCACTATACATTTTTCTCATTAGCATTCATATACAAGGTAATTTTGGTTTCATAATTCCAAAGTTTTCtggcaaagtctaatctttCTTTCTGGTCTTCATACATTACCAGTGGTTTGCACCATAAAGTGAGGAGTGTATATTTACTTTAGAAAGCTGTCTCTTGACTGTAAACTTCAAAATGACAATCCTCAAGTCTGTCCTTGACTTGGTTAGATTTTGTGAAAGTGTATTTCTTCACCATGGACAGGATTCTGGGTCATCAAATGTAGTTATGTTTCGTGGTTTTCTAGGCCTTTTGCTGTTACTAAGCTCGCCAGttaattccttctttttaaaaatgtttaaaattgttttattggccacttttaatgtttttcctaTCTTTCtcatggttttattttatttcattttattatactttatttatttttttccagcctAATGATGGCATTCTTCACTTGCCTAGGCACCTCTTTGGTTGCCATGTTTAAAGTTCTAGTGAACAGCTGAATGtgaaatgcaaatgtaacacaGAGAAACACCTTCTGGACTTTTATCTGCATGattagggcctgtccacacggagacgcgtttcgctgtatacgtataaattttttatcgtattggcgtttcgtccacacggatccggcgtatTAGGAGACTaaaaccgctatttttttaaatcgggtcccaaagtggataaatctgaaagcGACAACCTTGCAGTTTCGTGTGTacagccaatccgtatatttcgtgaaacgatgatgtcatcacatcacgtgtcggctgcatcacacgtaacagcaacaacaataatggcggactacatgattgtgtttgtgttgctacaaagcctactagctttattacagcaaaatctattgcttctatgcaactgttatgagcaacaagaataatggacaacaccatcttggttcgtatacagcgccgAGGTTATGCGCAtcctcaaagtcttcttctccgtgtatagtctATCTCTATTGCaaaattacagcgccccatactggtctggcatatatactacaccgttttcagtggttttgtgtgtacgcagatatttcttgagacgacgccgtgtttacgcaaaaaaatgatcggatagggaacgtgTGGACGGAGTCTTAGTCATGAAGTAATGAGAGAACAGGCCACACCTGGCCATGTAACAATTTGTTCCAAAATCTATAAGCCCCAAAAAATGGTGCGTGTGTataaaaatggctgtaattccaGCATAGTTAATGTCATATTTTCATTAATCCTCTTGAAATAAAgctgtaagtatttttttttttttggtcacatttTTAGTAATACTATGGTCACTATGCCTGGATCTTCCTCACAGCCcgtggaacattttttttttttttttagatataacTTGTTTAAAGAATTTAAGACTGAAAGTCTGCATGCATGTAAAAAGTTTGTCATGATGCTCATTTTATAAAAAGGGAATGACGTGCAGAATTGATAACAACAACATAACTGGATGTAAACATACTTTAAAATGCTTCATAGTAAATGTAAAGGACTGTGGAGTGTAgacacagtaacacacaaacatctaccactgtgtgtctctctctgaaCATCACTAAATTTTGCACCATCTACAAAATAATTGCAGTAAGAGGTGAATTTTAtctgcttattatttttattgctttcttcatcatcatcatcaagatCATGTGTACAATCTATTACAAATGTAATACATTAGTTACTCTAAGGCAGAAACATGGCCTGTTGTGTTATAAACCAAATTTCACAACATCATTCACAGTGATCTGTGAATTTATTGTcattctataaacttttcattttCGTCAgactgcacatttaaaaaaaactgctaaagcttcatgattttattatataagtCACTAAACTGTAATACAGTAGTGTGTATACAcaagctcaacacacacacggctCTCATATGACTAATTACATATAAAACTTTGTaattgcatgtgtgcatgtgtctgtgtgtgtgtgtctaaggctgtgtgtgtgggggtacgtatgggtgtgtgttttgattgttttttaaagttaagacaCATGTTTTTGTATCTGTTCTTCTATCAGGATTCAGCACCATAGGAGGCAGGTGTTACAGAGTGaccacagtgtgtgtggtgctgctgtgtgttttcCTACTGAGTGCTGTCACACTGCTCTGGATAAAATACAACAAGCTGAATACAGAAAacaaccagttacagaccagtaacaacaacctgactatagagagagaccagttacagacctgCTGTAACAGCCCAACTAAGGAGAGAGAGCAGTGTCGGTCTGATAACATGTCAGGTATTAAATGCAAGCAAgtactttaaatattatttaattcaaaagaaaaaacagccaGAGACGTGTTTCcttaataatcatttttaaataaacatgttgtATCTGTTGTCATTAAACAAGGATGGAGTTTCTCCAGCTCCAGTCTTTATTACATCTCTACTGAGAAGAAGAACTGGACTGAGAGCACACAGGACTGtagagagagaggagcagacctggtgatcataaccagcagagaggaacaggtgtgtgtgtgtgtgtgtttgagtgtgtgttgaaGCTGGGTTAAACCAGAGTtattttgttctctctctcacagaacTTCATCATTAAACAGCTGGGTGACAGTAATGAGGCTTGGATTGGTCTGAGTAAAGACGACACAAAGACAAAGTGGAAATGGCTGGACGGTACAGAGCAGAACAACAGCACTGGGTAAAAgacacaaattcaaattttgttcATCACATTGTCTAGTGTGAGTTTCCAGTGTTCCTGTGCACTGCAGCAGATGGATGAAGCCATGTTAATATTATCTCCTGTTATATTCTTATTGCTCAGAGTTATGAAGATGTTATTGTTATaaatctcagtgaacacagagTAAGAAGGTTAATTTAAAGGTCTGAAACTGAAGATACTAAACACTGATTCTGATTCTCTGGCTTTCAGGGTCTGGGCTCAGGGGGAACCGAATAATCATGGCGGTAATGAAGACTGTGGAACGATTAAGACATTTCCAGATATGACAGGATGGAATGACAAACCATGTTTCAATACATCACAGTGGATctgtaagaaaaatgttttataaatggTTTTAGTGGTAATTGTACATTAACCAAAGGAATTAGAAAATTCTTGcaaacagaaaatgtgtgtgatgATCAGTGGAAACATTTATAGCTATCATTTGTGTAGACGTGTTTATTATGTGACCTTTCAGTTCACCTGATCCCACGTGTTAATTCACacatttcatattaattttCTCATATTATTCATATAGATGCACAGATCCAAGGcctccatttatttatttgatactTTAAATTCTTATTTTAGAAAAACGTATTTTCTTAACCCATGATCAGTCCActcatttgtattattttataataaaagctGTTCTACttcttgtgtttgttgttttgctaTAAATGGGATAAAGTTTATTGAATTAGAGATGTGTCTTGTTTGAACACACGCTTGTCACgatcggggtgttgtggcaggtgttgaacgccgtgggcggaaggagcaggcatggaggcagaggggtggtgtaaccaaaaagtcttttaattatggttaaacacaaagtataaacaaagatacaaacaaaggaacaaacaaactcaaaccatactcaactttgtgctaacacacgccctgtggcgagacacaggcagggggacaaacaggacacaaacgaggcgtggagctgaaactggacactagagaaaagggagacactagagagaacgggagacactagagagaaacATTAGAGAGAAGGGaaacacgtagagactagagaccaagagagggacgggacgagggctaaagacatggcaatcaactaggcatggcttttagctaaacatggctaagcatgtctttagccccaacatgcactaagctacacttacctaatagcttaacacacactaggggatGGGGGCAAAGAAACAtagacaaaggatacccagtggctaggcgaggcagccctccaagactaagcgaggcggcactcacaagctagtcgttactccaaagctAGGCGCAttgggacactagggggagaggaaacacaggacagctagagacacagaggggctacgcctagaagcatg containing:
- the LOC128508250 gene encoding hepatic lectin-like encodes the protein MVQRSTKRMEMVVDIYESADAVRGHDPDPEGSDTKRGPDTAPHTGFSTIGGRCYRVTTVCVVLLCVFLLSAVTLLWIKYNKLNTENNQLQTSNNNLTIERDQLQTCCNSPTKEREQCRSDNIVVSVVIKQGWSFSSSSLYYISTEKKNWTESTQDCRERGADLVIITSREEQNFIIKQLGDSNEAWIGLSKDDTKTKWKWLDGTEQNNSTGVWAQGEPNNHGGNEDCGTIKTFPDMTGWNDKPCFNTSQWICKKNVL